A single region of the Salvelinus sp. IW2-2015 linkage group LG20, ASM291031v2, whole genome shotgun sequence genome encodes:
- the LOC111982112 gene encoding relaxin-3 receptor 1-like, protein MDFLSGSSAGLRSEMHGEQTEEGSGLYPVADLNFSFMFNETNQSFGEYAHLSDLEKSYLFGDGSAVLRIIISVIYSVVCTLGLIGNILVLYLMKSKQVWKKSSINLFVTSLALTDFQFVLTLPFWAVENALDFTWLFGKAMCKIVSYVTAMNMYASVFFLTAMSVARYWSVASALKSRRRRHRCCSARFMSIVIWVAAMSAAFPHAVFTTTATVSNEELCLVKFPDTIDAQFWLGLYHSQKVLIGFLIPLGIISVCYLLLLRFITSRNVNTSSSKRRSKVTKSVTIVVLSFFLCWLPNQALTAWGILIKLNVVHFSWAYYTTQAYVFPVSVCLAHSNSCLNPILYCLMRREFRKALKKLFWQITSPSVTNMRPFTATTKPEQDEHGHVLVPLSPAEPALVFYPPGVVIYNGRNDMLPNST, encoded by the coding sequence ATGGATTTTCTGAGCGGCAGCAGTGCAGGGCTGAGGTCAGAGATGCATGGGGAACAAACCGAGGAAGGTTCAGGATTATATCCTGTTGCTGACTTGAACTTCTCTTTCATGTTTAATGAAACGAACCAGTCCTTTGGAGAGTACGCTCACTTGTCTGATTTGGAGAAAAGTTATTTATTCGGGGATGGATCCGCCGTCCTGAGAATAATAATCTCTGTGATTTACTCTGTGGTCTGTACCTTGGGGTTGATAGGAAACATCCTTGTCTTATACCTCATGAAGTCTAAACAAGTATGGAAGAAATCGTCCATTAACCTTTTCGTGACGAGTTTAGCATTGACTGATTTCCAGTTTGTATTAACTCTTCCTTTTTGGGCAGTGGAGAACGCTCTGGACTTCACCTGGCTTTTTGGAAAAGCCATGTGCAAGATAGTGTCTTACGTGACAGCGATGAATATGTACGCAAGTGTGTTTTTCCTGACTGCTATGAGTGTGGCACGGTACTGGTCGGTTGCATCGGCTCTCAAGAGCAGGCGGCGCCGTCACCGCTGCTGCTCCGCGCGCTTTATGAGCATTGTCATATGGGTTGCTGCTATGTCCGCAGCTTTTCCCCATGCGGTGTTCACCACAACGGCGACTGTCTCCAACGAGGaactgtgccttgttaaatttcCAGACACTATTGACGCACAATTCTGGCTTGGACTTTACCATAGCCAAAAAGTACTGATCGGGTTTCTAATACCGCTGGGGATCATCTCCGTCTGCTACCTGCTGCTTTTGCGCTTCATCACATCCAGGAATGTGAACACCTCCAGCTCAAAGAGACGCTCCAAAGTGACAAAATCTGTGACTATAGTGGTTCTGTCATTCTTCCTCTGTTGGTTGCCGAACCAGGCACTAACGGCGTGGGGGATTCTCATAAAACTCAACGTTGTGCATTTCAGTTGGGCATATTACACCACGCAGGCATATGTATtcccagtgtctgtctgtttggcgCACTCTAACAGCTGTCTAAACCCCATATTGTATTGTCTAATGAGAAGAGAGTTCAGAAAGGCTTTGAAAAAACTTTTTTGGCAAATAACTTCTCCATCCGTGACCAACATGAGACCATTTACGGCGACGACCAAGCCAGAGCAAGACGAGCATGGACATGTGTTGGTACCGTTAAGTCCGGCAGAGCCAGCTTTGGTTTTCTATCCACCTGGTGTTGTCATTTACAATGGGAGAAACGATATGCTCCCGAACAGTACGTAG